A single Myxococcales bacterium DNA region contains:
- a CDS encoding DUF4406 domain-containing protein, whose amino-acid sequence MMKLAYVAGRYRGRTHNEIMENIQAARCVSVRLWELGYAVICPHTNSAFMSGVASEDAFLRGGIEMLRRCDLLVLVEGWQTSEG is encoded by the coding sequence ATGATGAAGCTCGCGTATGTCGCCGGAAGATACAGGGGCCGCACCCACAACGAGATCATGGAGAACATCCAGGCCGCCCGCTGCGTCTCGGTCCGGCTCTGGGAACTGGGCTATGCCGTCATCTGCCCCCATACCAATTCGGCGTTCATGTCCGGGGTTGCTTCCGAAGACGCCTTTCTGCGGGGCGGGATCGAGATGCTTCGCCGATGCGATCTGCTCGTGCTGGTCGAGGGATGGCAGACGTCGGAGGG